One genomic segment of Belonocnema kinseyi isolate 2016_QV_RU_SX_M_011 chromosome 2, B_treatae_v1, whole genome shotgun sequence includes these proteins:
- the LOC117182693 gene encoding uncharacterized protein LOC117182693, with protein sequence MIIVCNLCMVFLLPIFICAEDVSSVTHGNAIKNTYSTKTALDWTSDRILNVIESLIPDEQITDGVEGRKKGPKMNQFIIPLLIGFLLIKSILLPIALKFLAVLSGKAVVLSLMSLILAAIVGLRQVAQNVAQSAVSRRDSDVYLPLSKYRRKDILDIRDNFENEDSFGYYKERRRRK encoded by the exons ATGATTATTGTCTGTAACCTGTGTATGGTGTTTTTATTGCCAATTTTTATTTGCGCGGAAGATGTTTCTTCCGTAACACATGGAAATGCTATTAAGAATACTTATTCAACGAAAACTGCTTTGGATTGGACCAGCGATAGGATTCTTAATGTCATCGAGTCTTTAATCCCTGATGAACAAATCACTGATGGTGTGGAAG gtCGAAAAAAGGGGCCCAAAATGAACCAATTTATTATACCACTTCTGATTGGATTTCTACTCATAAAATCGATTCTTCTTCCCATCGCTCTCAAATTTCTGGCAGTTTTGAGTGGTAAAGCTGTTGTTTTAAGTCTGATGAGTCTCATATTAGCGGCAATTGTTGGTCTGAGACAAGTGGCCCAAAATGTTGCCCAAAGTGCGGTGAGTCGTAGGGACTCTGACGTTTACCTTCCTCTCAGCAAATACAGGCGGAAAGACATTTTGGACATCAGAGATAACTTTGAAAATGAAGATTCCTTTGGCTATTACAAAGAACGTCGTCGAAGGAAGTGA